In Parasteatoda tepidariorum isolate YZ-2023 chromosome 2, CAS_Ptep_4.0, whole genome shotgun sequence, one DNA window encodes the following:
- the LOC107443987 gene encoding uncharacterized protein, whose amino-acid sequence MKYIIAICVFAAAAYQIASQSCHLREVDLCIATMIFHYQGSGIPTDESGVSQLCESIDETSQCLRNFTNKCMTPVQREVLNLVAEGSEATVKDFCTQGSELRAKYLRHSRCLGEVHAEDQMRDCMVDMQVTVETVTTTKFDKRVGTLCCGFRRFLECGEKLTEQKCGREAVEMGRTVSQLAVTELPGVVCNSFDPNSNQCQALLPPKGSTPKGTQSSSQLARLLATALGN is encoded by the exons CTTATCAGATTGCTTCACAATCATGCCATCTTCGAGAAGTGGACCTGTGTATCGCTACTATGATTTTCCACTATCAAGGTAGTGGAATACCAACTGATGAGAGTGGAGTATCTCAGCTTTGCGA ATCTATTGACGAAACTTCACAATGTCTTcgaaatttcacaaataaatgcATGACACCTGTCCAAAGAGAAGTACTTAACTTGGTTGCTGAGGGTTCTGAAGCTACAGTTAAGGATTTTTGCACACAAGGATCCGAATTGAGAGCCA aataccTTAGACACTCCAGATGCTTAGGAGAAGTCCATGCTGAAGACCAAATGAGAGATTGCATGGTTGACATGCAGGTCACTGTCGAAACTGTTACAACAACTAAATTCGACAAACGAGTCGGCACTCTTTGTTG tGGATTCAGACGATTCTTGGAATGCGGCGAAAAACTCACAGAACAAAAGTGTGGCCGAGAAGCTGTGGAGATGGGCAGGACCGTTTCTCAGTTGGCTGTTACTGAACTTCCAGGCGTCGTTTGCAACTCTTTTGACCCTAACAGCAACCAATGCCAAGCACTTTTGCCACCTAAAGGCTCCACACCAAAAGGCACTCAATCTAGTTCCCAATTAGCGCGACTTTTGGCTACAGCATTAGGAAACTAA